The stretch of DNA AAGCCCATTGATTATAGGGGAACCACTGGCATCCTTATCTTTCCTTTCCTTAAGGGGTTTTCTTCTTAAATGCGCCAAGTAGTATCCCCGCTCGTCCGCCCTTTCTACCCTGAAGGCTATTGCAGGGGTATTTAAATGCTTTATGAGATCCTTCAGGTCCAGCTTGGGTGGTGGGGGCGATGAAGGAGGAAGGATCATCTATGCCCTTTCCTGTTTATATCTCCACTTGCAAGCCATTTTTCTATGGTTGCCTCGTCCACTCCCAGCTTCTTCAGGTGGTTGATCGCCCCCTCTGTCGATTGGGAGGTGTCTCTGCAGATGAGGAGCCGTTGTCGCCAGGCTTTTATCGCCTTCTCCTTGAACTCTTGGGATTGTGTTTCCTCCATCAGCTTTTCATAGAGAAAGCCGAGGTTGTTAGCCGCCGACCGGTTGTAGGGATCGAGTTCAAGCGCCCTTTCGTACTCTGCTATTGCTGCGAGGTAGTCCTTCTTGCATTCGTAGGCGATGCCGAGATAGTTCCTCACATCGCTATCCTCCTCTGCTAACTCCTTTGCTTTCAAGGAATAGGAGAGCTGAGCATCTACATCACCCCTTTTCCTTGCTACATCGGCGAGACCGAGGTAAGCCCAGTACTCTTCAGGATCGAGCTCGAGCGCCTTCCTGAAATACTCTTCCGCTTTGTTGTAATTCTCCCGTTCGAGATAGGTAAAGCCAAGTTTGGTATAGGGCCAGGGGAAATCGGGGGCGAGTTCGATCGCCTTTTGGAAACTTCTTTCTGCCTTTCTGTATTCCTTATTCTTGAGGAAGATGGTACCCGAATGGTGGTAGGCTAAGGGGTAGTCCGGATCAGCTTTATTGGCGAGGGAATAGTGGTGGAGAGCGAGCTTGTCCTGGCTCAAGAGGGAAAAGAGATAACCTGCTTCGGTGTGCGCCTCGGCAAGGGTAAAGGGAGGAGGAGATAGTTCTACCACACTGAGATAACAGGCTATCGCCTGGTAGTATTTCTTATGTCCTAAATAGTAATCGGCTAAGGTGAAGTAGGCTTCGAAAAAACGGGGATTTATCATCAGACTCTGGGAGATGAGCCTCCGCGCCAGGGGGAAGTTTTCCTCCTCGCTTAAAAGAAGACGGGCTAATCCAAGCCAACCGGGGGCGAAGTTCTTGTTGATCTCCACGCTCTTTCTATAGGAGAGGGCGGATTTGTCGAGCTCCCCCTTCTCGAAATAGGAGTGTCCCAGCATAAGGTGGACCCGTGGGTCGGGAAGAGCCTTTGCCGCTTCTTGAAGCTCTGCTATCGCTTTGTCGAACTCCTCCCGGGAGTAGGCGAGGAGGCCCACTATTTCGTGAGCCCGGGGATTGTTCTTATCCCTCATTCTCACCTTCTCTACCATCTCCCCTGCTTCTTCCTCCTCCCCGAGATAGTGATAGATGAGCCCAAGTTTGAGAAAAGGCTCCACCTTTTCCGGATGCTTTATCGCTTCCTGCTGATAGCCTTCCACCAGCTCCTCAAGGGGGAGATCGAGAAGGGCGTAAGCGTTGATGAGTTCCCATGAGGCATCGAACCTTTGGGGATCGAGCTCGAGCGCCCTCTTGGCGTAATCCATTGCCTCCTCGTTCATCCGCCTTAGGCTACATTCAAACGAGATCTGGGCGAGGAGCTCCGCGTTGTCCGGCTCCCTCTTCGTTTTCTCGATCAGAGTGGAGAGCTCGGCGTCAAGTATCGGCTCTAAGGTAAACCCTTCCTTCATCTTTATACCTCTCCTTTTTTATATCATAGGAGGGATTGCTTTGAAAGAAAAAAGGGATTACTTGGTGTAGTCGATTATTTCCACTCCTTTAGGGAACTTAAAGGAGAAGAGTTTTGAGGGTATCTTTTTATTCAGGGAGATGTTCTCCAGGGCGAAGGTGGTGGTATCGCCCGTTATCTCAAATAGCTCTATTCGGGAGGCGGGAAGCCACCTTGCGGGATCGAGATAGATGACGATCTTTCGATAGTAGTAGGAAGCCTCTGTTTTTTTCTTCGGGATGAGTTCAAGGGGGATGAGCCCATCCTTCCGGGGAAGAAGGTTTAGCTCATAATCCCTGTTCACCGTAGGGGAGGGTCCACCAAAACCGATGGGGAGAGAGGTGAACTTCGTCTTACCGCTGAACTTTATCAGCTGAACCTGGTTGGCGTCTGGGAGATAGATCCAGGCTCGCTTCGGGGTTACCACTATCTCCTTCTTTGTTGGATTGAGGTAGTCCCAGCGTATCCTTCCTGGTTTTTTGTAGTATATCTTTCCTGAGAGACGCTCCTTCGTTGGATCGTAGGCATAACTCCTTTCTTCCTTGAAGGAGGCGGTAAAGGTGCTCATCTGCTTTTCCGCCTGGCTCATCTTCTTGAGGATGAGCGAAGGGGTAAGTTTTTCTCCTTCCTTTCCTCCTCCTAAAAGGAGAATGAGGGGTAAGGATACAAAGAGGAGTAAATAGGGCTTACCTCTTACTTTCACCTTTCTTTCCCCTTTTTTCAAATAAAAGCTTATAACCTACGATCTCACCTTCTTCTGAGGTGATCGGCTCTATCTTCCTTACCACCCTTGAGCTCGCAATCTTTCTAAAGTGAAGAGGAAGTCCCTCTTTCTCTACCTTTAGCTCCACCCGGCTCCATCTTCCTTTGGGCTCGATTCCATTCAGTTCCTTCCCGTAGGGGAATAAGACGACGAGAAGGAAGATCGCTCCCGCCATAAGGTCGTACTGCCACCCCTTCCTTCCG from Acidobacteriota bacterium encodes:
- a CDS encoding tetratricopeptide repeat protein, which produces MKEGFTLEPILDAELSTLIEKTKREPDNAELLAQISFECSLRRMNEEAMDYAKRALELDPQRFDASWELINAYALLDLPLEELVEGYQQEAIKHPEKVEPFLKLGLIYHYLGEEEEAGEMVEKVRMRDKNNPRAHEIVGLLAYSREEFDKAIAELQEAAKALPDPRVHLMLGHSYFEKGELDKSALSYRKSVEINKNFAPGWLGLARLLLSEEENFPLARRLISQSLMINPRFFEAYFTLADYYLGHKKYYQAIACYLSVVELSPPPFTLAEAHTEAGYLFSLLSQDKLALHHYSLANKADPDYPLAYHHSGTIFLKNKEYRKAERSFQKAIELAPDFPWPYTKLGFTYLERENYNKAEEYFRKALELDPEEYWAYLGLADVARKRGDVDAQLSYSLKAKELAEEDSDVRNYLGIAYECKKDYLAAIAEYERALELDPYNRSAANNLGFLYEKLMEETQSQEFKEKAIKAWRQRLLICRDTSQSTEGAINHLKKLGVDEATIEKWLASGDINRKGHR
- a CDS encoding outer membrane lipoprotein carrier protein LolA gives rise to the protein MKVRGKPYLLLFVSLPLILLLGGGKEGEKLTPSLILKKMSQAEKQMSTFTASFKEERSYAYDPTKERLSGKIYYKKPGRIRWDYLNPTKKEIVVTPKRAWIYLPDANQVQLIKFSGKTKFTSLPIGFGGPSPTVNRDYELNLLPRKDGLIPLELIPKKKTEASYYYRKIVIYLDPARWLPASRIELFEITGDTTTFALENISLNKKIPSKLFSFKFPKGVEIIDYTK